One Cervus canadensis isolate Bull #8, Minnesota chromosome 1, ASM1932006v1, whole genome shotgun sequence genomic window carries:
- the LOC122452764 gene encoding regulator of nonsense transcripts 3A-like, translating into MTAQRREWISRTGGSQRLRGGSCYLGSEPGEKLSPVKSQFSREAPLGKSKAPLASSFGCGGSTGKPCQLKRTALSRIRQEHKYRCPGSRGAGA; encoded by the exons ATGACAGCTCAGCGGAGAGAGTGGATTTCGCGCACCGGAGGGAGCCAAAGGCTCCGGGGTGGTAGTTGCTACCTGGGGTCCGAGCCGGGGGAGAAGCTGTCACCCGTAAAAAGCCAGTTCTCCCGAGAGGCACCCCTGGGGAAGTCCAAGGCACCGCTGGCCTCTTCCTTCGGCTGTGGAGGCAGCACAGGCAAACCTTGCCAGCTAAAGAGAACCGCTCTAAGCAGA ATACGCCAAGAACATAAATACAGGTGTCCGGGCTCCCGGGGAGCTGGAGCTTAA